Within the Mugil cephalus isolate CIBA_MC_2020 chromosome 1, CIBA_Mcephalus_1.1, whole genome shotgun sequence genome, the region GGAAATAACATTactaataacaacaacaacaacagcagcaacggTGACGGCGGCAGCAATGAAAACAATGGAAACTCAGGCTCCCAGTATGCACTGTGTGCTCTGGGGCTCGGACTTATTGCCCTCGGAGTTGTGATGATCGTGTGGAGTGTGGTGCCCGCGGACGCATCTTTTAATGGCAGCAGCTCACCAGGAGGAGGGAACAACACCGGTGGCAGGAAGACCAAAGCATCTTCTGTGGCTTTCGTCTTGGCGGGCTCTGGGGTGgtcatgctgctgctgtcgctgTGTCTGGGAATGAGGAACAAACGGCGAgagcagctgatgctgcaggaATCACAGAACCAAAGGCAAGCGGCAACAAGgcagcaggaggaagcagaaacGTGAGTGCATGACTCTCTAGTTAAACCTTTAAcctttatgcatttttttttacaaagtctcttttttgttgttgtcacacggatcaggcataacattaggaccactgacaggagaagtaaataacatcatcTCTGTTCttctgggaagcttttggacctggcattcgtgtggctATCTTAGACACCTAgcagaccagaccaagcacccacaccccatagcatccccagcaggacgcagcctgacacaggcacacacacaaaatggtttaggaacagctgggaaaaaaacaaacaaaaaaaaaaaaaaaaaacatgttgaacagcacatggtgttgacctggcctccacattcactagaagtgatcaaatatctgtgggatgatccacagaggcccctcccttcaacccataggacccaaaagctGCTACTAACAACTAGCATAACTAGCATACATTTGACAGTACTGTCCTACAACATGAAATAAACTGCATATTAATTGTGTATTAATTTGTGAATCCTATTGATTCTCTGtacatttgtattgttattgtacCAATCTTTACTTATCTATTTCTGTAAATGTCTGCAGtgcagaggagcaggagcagcgtTATGCCGTCCCCACCTACGAAGAGGCTGTTGGCAGCGGCCAGTACCCCGTCCGTCAGAGCAACTTTCGCCCCAGCACATCCCAGCTGCCCTCCTACGACGACCTGGCCCAAGTCGACGGCGTGCAGTATGAGAACGAGGGGCCGGAGGCCGCACAGCCCGCCTCTGCCACCGCCGCCTCTGCATCAAATCGTAAACCCGGAAAAAATAACCGCAAGCTCCTCCCCATCAAGATCCGCAGGATTAAATCAGAGAAGctacacatgaaaaacaactcTCTGCCAGGACCTGGTATCAGTATTGAACCGCTTACCCCGCCGCCACAGTATGACGATAAAGTGAGTCCACTTTAAGACTAGGCTGATTACATGAAAAACAATCAGGGGAAAGTCCTGAAATCCCTCCGCGATCAACTTTTCTGTGGATCTGGATCCGTCTTCAAGCCGAGACATGGATATGACTCCTTTTGGGATGTTctcagtggtttttatttaaaatgaattatgtgTCCAATTCATCAATATGCCACGTAACTCCAAAGTTCTGAACGGGAGGAACCTTTATTTGACCTTGGATCTCTGGAACAGACACAGATTGAGGGTAATGGTTGTCATCGCTGGGTCCTTTATTACTGTCGCTTTTATATAACCAACCTCCACCGTGCACCGACTGTACCTGTGAGTTGATGGAACAAGAGGTCAGTGGGGGGTTATAGTAAAGGTTTGTGTGCATGTCACTCACCTTGTGACATTTATGATGTCCATTTAGGCCATGTTTCACAGTGGGAGACTTGTACTCGTACTACCAGCAGATAACCAGATGCAGACTCCACTGTGTGTGACTCAGGTTGTGTGACATTATGTCATATTATGCTACAGAGATACTCTTGTTCATTCCTCCAAAAAACATTGTCTCTTCTGACACGTTGGCAGGAAGTTAGAGATTAAAATTGTTTATCTAAAATTTGTTCCGCTGTGAGTTATGGAGCTGCCCTCGCTTGATGACCAGCGAAGGCTAAGTAGCATAGATGCTagctgaaaaatgttgaaatgctACCAAGCTGCAGCTAGCGGATAGCCGATATTAGATGTTGTCTTTTTTATCTGCGGTTCAAATTCCACCAGCTGGCGAGGAAGTGATCGTCGTAGCCTCGAGCTTAAATGCTAAACTCGCTAGCAGCTTTCTGACAGTTTCCTGTGGCTCCTGAGCCATTTTGTGCTTGGCAAGCGGTTGACATTCATGTCTCACAAGACTCAACCGCTTGCAGGCATGTCTGTAATCATATTTACTCTTGCCAGTGCTGCAGCGCTGTTACGATTTAAGGGAAGTTACTCTTTCTAGGAGGAAATAATTTTCCTGGAAGACCAAGGACTTGTCTTGGCATCTTTGAGTAATGCTAACTGGGTTTGCCCTCCGGTTGTGCACACTAAAGCACTATTAAATCCCTTTATGCTCAGAACAACACTTCCTAAAACACAAGCATTGTGTGACTAAACCTAAGCAAGCACTAATGTTACGCAGTGTCACTTCTGCCCTTGCAGACGGCAGGAATAGAAGGAAGTACGTGAAAACACGTTTGAATGAACTTGAATGGCTGAAAGCCCTTGCCCTGTAGCCATGGTGAACACCGTTGACTAGTGAAGGCAGCAGTGTAGtctgtgcagtttgtttttatcctAGATGACCAACAGAAAGACTTCTTTCACTGTGCAGCTGTGCCATAATCGCAGCAACTGTTGCTCGCTGGCTTTCTTCGACCGCAGCTTGACACGCAGCCTTGTTTTCTGTCGAAAAGTATGCAGAGAAtgagcagaaacagaagaagagactgCTCAAGGGTTTATTTAGGGGAATGGTTTGCACAATATCTAAGCAATCCCTGTCTGCACACTCTGGTTTCCTCTTTAAACCAGTCTTGTTTAGACATAAGCGGATAAATGTCAGTGAAGTTGCACAAATAAGAGATtcccattttgttttaaagacagGCGAAACTAAATTTTTCATTATCGGGGTGTGCTTGACTGAAGCTAAATGTATGAAACACTATTGTTGTCAGTACATTGCTAGGTGTGTTTGACGTTTGATGGACAGCAATGCCATTGAGTCACTTCGTAGATGTCGTTGGAATTCATTCTGcatttatttgacttgttttttaatgttaatgctcATCATGtgatttctctctattttttttttcttatgttctGTCCTGCAGAGATTAGCATTTTACCTCATTTGCGAAAGACCAGTTAACTACAAAACTGACTGTATAACTattttgtcaaaatgttttacatcaaaaggtggaggtggacggtCGAGGAAGGCCGTTGATATTTGAACCCAAACCCAAGCAAATACGCGAGCAATACGCCTTGTAATGGAACTAAACTTAATCTCCGTAGTTGGTTTTCAAACTGCTGATGCAAACTCAGCAGCGAActtgcagacacacaccaccGCACAACACAGCAGCTCTATTGTTGCTGCAGCTaccaatgaaaataaatacgaAAAGCAAATATTAGTTATGTGAAACATGGCAACCCTATTGTTATCCTGAGCCTTTTTTCATCTCGTGGAGATCTCTCCACCATTCACAAGCCTTGCTTGAGCATATCCTGCCTCCATTCCACCATCCCCACTCTTCCTTCCTTTGCACAGGCATGAACGCCACCTGTTGCTGGTTGGCCTGAacagtgttttgtcattttgatgaCCGATCTGAGCCTTCTCGTTTAGTGAGTTAGTTCATTTTAGAGCCAGCGACGTGTATTAGGTGCCTTAGATAGAAAGTGTATTGAATTAGAACAACTTACTCCTCCTTTAATGACTGATAGTGTTTGGATTGAGCAGTTGATTTCAGGTAGACGAGTTCCAGagtttttcagtttcatatgtttttttttaattacgtctgtattttatatgtaatgtaaaaatatactTTTCTATGGTaattctggtttgtgttttggaaaaaaaacatttctgaatatatctcatgaatatttaatgagaaataaaatgaagtatttGTTAATGAAGTCTGTGTTTTTGAAATGTATTATGTTCTGTGAATCACTGTGAGGCTGACTcagatgaaatatatatatatattttttcatggCAGCTCCTCTTTTGAACGCTGACGATGATGGAATCATCAAGACTTTACATTAACATCTGACTCTGACACAAagcaacttcttcttcttcagtagTTCGTCATAACCTGTAGGATAATCGACAGaaaacactgttaaaacacaCTTAACACACTCCTTAGTTTCCACAGGGCCGTGCGCTTGTAAGGTCATCACAAAATGAAACCCGTCCTCACCGTGTTGATCCAGCTGATGTAGGAGCTGACTTGTGTGAAGACGGTGGGCTTCTGGAACACGTTGCAGCCCTCGCCGGAGCCGAAGCTCACCACACCGTGGACATCCCAGGAACCGTCGGGGTTCTGGCAAATCAGGGGGCCACCGGAGTCTCCCTGTGGGTCGGCAACACATGCTCGTTGTCTCCCAGTCTTAGTTCAGATGCTAATAAGAGATGCGGCTACCAGTAATTTCTTAGACTGATGCCGTTAAACTACCGTTAGATCCTGAATGACACTTCCTTGTATGAACTTACATTACAGCCAGCAGTGACGCCATCTCCCCCAGCACAGACCATCTTTTCTGTGGCCAGGACGCTCCACCAGTCGGACTGGGAGCAGATATCGTGGCCGACCACGGGCAGGAGAGCCTGTTGCAGGATGACAGCCAGAGGACCGTTGGCTGTGGGGAAGTGACGAGGTTAACTCGGGTAAGAAACAAACGAGCCTTGAGGGAGCTCACCTTGTCTCTGTTTGTGACCGATAACAGAGGTTGGTAAACACAGTTTCCAACTGGTTTTACGACTACGGAGCGAAAAGCCGTAAACTGAGCAGAAGTCGACTAATAATAAATCatggtttgtgttttgctgaCAGAACAAACGAGGCATATCTGAACAGTGTTGGCTCCCTTGTTTTAAATGGTGCTTCGTGTTCAGTCAGGTGAGATTGTGGAGAAACGGATGGATCAGCCAAAAAGCTGATAGCAGCAGTTAAGAACTGGATCTCAGCCTTAGGCATTGTTTGAGCTTAGTTGATGAATATGTCTTTATGTCCAAATCACATGATAGTTAATCTGTAAACCAGCTCTTATCAGCTGAAACATGACTGGTAAATCTCCTTCAAGGTGCCTATTTAATTTGCTGTAACTTTCTCTTTGCCTATCAGATTGCCCATCAGATTTCTGTGTAGGCTGGTGGAAGGGCAGGACGTTCCCAGAACAGAGTTATACCACCAAGGATAAGTTTCTTTGACTAAAACGAAACCTGACTGAACTAGTTGTTGAGAAATATCTTTGAAGGTTCTCAATTATCCAGGTAAATCCCAAATACTGAAAACTGAAGCAACCCCACCCAGCAAATTTAATTCCCCTTGCTTCAACTAGGTTGATAAATATTCTACCTTTGCCTTTGAGTTTTgagccagattaaaaaaaatgcaccaactGTAAAGATTTAATTAGCTTTTTCGGAATAATGCTGTCGTGAATTGTTCTGCGGAGCTGCGTCCACTCACTGGAGAGTCGACCCCAGCCAGTGACGTAGCATGGGGCTCCGTGTGGCAGGATGACTCCCTGGTCTGGAAGGCAAGCGGGCATGATCGTGTCAGAGAAGTCCACGGGGGAGGACAGCTTTATCAGGGCGATGTCATTACTGCAGCGTGCAAAAAAATAAGGGAAGGAagtgacataaaaacacagtgcaCGTTACATTCATGTCTAGCTAACAAGTTCACCTATCACTGCTACGCCTCGTACACATGGTGCCCTGCAGATTTTCATGTTTACTTGTACTCATGAGGTGATATTGAGCTGTTGCTGTTACCGGCTGAGCAGGGTACTGTAGTCCTCATGTTTGATGATTACAGCCGCCCCCCGAGCTATCGAGCCCTCGTCGTTCGTCAGGTCATGTTTACCCAGCTCCACTCTGTAGCTGTAGCGGTCACTACGGGAAGGCAGTTGACAGGGTATTGGCTTGGAGGTTTAGATAGTGTTATTGACCGTTCTGAACTGTGTGTACAAAACCGCGATTAGGCCGACGGTGGACTGCAGTCACGCGGGGGTAATGCGTGGCTGTTTTTAGAGACCAAACTATTTCATCTGACTTTGAAGGGTGACGTCATACGGTGCATAACGTTTATTGTTTTTCCGACTTCAAATGCTTTTTACTGTGCAGTCTGAATCTCTCCATGCGATGCTCCTTTCTTTATCTGTTCGCTCATA harbors:
- the LOC125010880 gene encoding chymotrypsin-like elastase family member 2A, giving the protein MRRLLVLAVVVATVYGCGLPTYPPVLSRVVAGDDARPHSWPWQISLQSDSSGQWRHVCGGTLISSEWVLSAAHCVNDRYSYRVELGKHDLTNDEGSIARGAAVIIKHEDYSTLLSRNDIALIKLSSPVDFSDTIMPACLPDQGVILPHGAPCYVTGWGRLSTNGPLAVILQQALLPVVGHDICSQSDWWSVLATEKMVCAGGDGVTAGCNGDSGGPLICQNPDGSWDVHGVVSFGSGEGCNVFQKPTVFTQVSSYISWINTVMTNY
- the tmem51a gene encoding transmembrane protein 51a, which translates into the protein MRSSVDGPPGPVGSGATQSGNNITNNNNNNSSNGDGGSNENNGNSGSQYALCALGLGLIALGVVMIVWSVVPADASFNGSSSPGGGNNTGGRKTKASSVAFVLAGSGVVMLLLSLCLGMRNKRREQLMLQESQNQRQAATRQQEEAETAEEQEQRYAVPTYEEAVGSGQYPVRQSNFRPSTSQLPSYDDLAQVDGVQYENEGPEAAQPASATAASASNRKPGKNNRKLLPIKIRRIKSEKLHMKNNSLPGPGISIEPLTPPPQYDDKVSPL